The sequence below is a genomic window from Actinokineospora baliensis.
TACGAGCCCTAGAACCGCGAGCCTCGGCGTTCTCGACCACCAGGTGGGTGCGGCCGAGGTAGCCGGGCCACCTCGGCCGCGGGCGCGCACCTAGCGCCGCGTGGCGAAGAACGCGCGGATGTCGGCGGCCACCAGTTCGGGGACTTCCAGGGCCGCGAAGTGACCGCCCTGGTTGAAGCGGCTCCAGTGGGTGATGGCGGTGTTGTCGCGTTCGGCGAAGACCCTGATGGTCTGGAAGTCGTCGCGGAAGACGGCCACTCCGGTCGGGCTGTTGTTGACCGCCGTGGACTCGGGCGCGTTCGCGTTCTCGTAGTACGAGCGCGCCATTCCCGCGGCCGCGTTGGTGAACCAGGCCACGGAAACCTCCAGCAGCACCGTTTCCAGCGGGACGAGTGACGTGCCGTTGCCGAAGGAGTGGAACAGCTCGCTGTAGGCGAGGAGGCCGACGGGGGAGTCGCTCAGCCCCGCGGCGATGGTCTGGGGGCGGCTGGCGTTCATCGTGTTGTAGCCGCCGACCTTCTGGAACCACTGCATGTGCTCCAGGCTCGCGTAGTCCTGCGGCTCCAGGCGCTCGAACTCGGCCGGGTCGCCGGAGGGGAAGGAGAACAGCTGCAGCACGTGCAGGCCCAGGAACCCGGCGGGGGCGAGCAGGCCCAGCTCCCTCGCGATGATCGCGCCCTGGTCGGACCCGTGCGCGCCGTAGCTGTCGTACCCGAGGCGGCGCATCAGGGCGTCGTAGGCGGGGGCGGTGCGGGCGGAGGTCCACCCGGCCTCGGTGACCGGCGTGGAGAACCCGAACCCGGGCGCGTCCGGGATCACCAGGTGGAACGCCTGCTCACCCGCCGCGGGGTGGACGAGCTGGTCGATCATGTCCAGGTAGTCCACCGACGACCCCGGGTAGGTGTGCAGGAGCAGCAGCGGGACCGCGTCGGCGCGCGGCGACTCGACGTGGATGAAGTGGATCGGCTGCCCCTCGATGTCGGTGATGAAGTGCGGGTGCGAGTTGATCCGCTCCTCGGCGGCCCGCCAGTCGAACACCCGCCACGCGACGACGGCCTGGCGCAGGTAGTGGTTCGGCGTGCCGGTGGCCCAGTCGTCCCCGGGCGCGGGCTGGGGCAGCCGGGTCCTGGCCAGGCGGTCGGCCAGGTCGTCCAGGTCGGCCTGGGGGATCTCGACGCGGAAGGGGCGGATGCTCGTGTTCGTCATGACCACAACGCTAGAGTGCATATAGGAACGTTTACTTCCTAATGGAGGAGCCCGTGGCCGACACCCCAGCCCGGTTGCTCACCCTGCTCTCGCTGCTCCAGTCCCGACCGGTGTGGAGCGGCACGGAGCTGGCCGAGCGCCTCGGCGTCACCACCCGGACCGTCCGCACCGACATCGAGCGGTTGCGGGCGCTGGACTACCCCGTCCACGCCACCCGGGGCGCCCTCGGCGGGTACCGGCTCGGCGCGGGCGGGAAGCTGCCCCCGCTGCTGCTCGACGACGAGGAAGCGGTCGCCGTGGCCATCGGGCTGCGCGCTGGACGCGGCATCGCGGGGATCGAGGCCGCCAGCTCCCGCGCCCTGGCCAAGCTCGAACAGGTCCTGCCCCCGCGCCTGCGGCCCGCCGTCGAGGCCGTGTCGTCGGCCATCGAGCACGCGCCCGAGAACACCGCCACCGACGCGCCGGACCCGGAGGTCGACCCGGACACGTTGCGGGCTGTCGCGACCGCGATCCACAGCACCGAACAGCTCCGCTTCGACTACGACGACGCTGCGCGCCTGGTCGAGCCCTATCGACTGCTGTCCTGGCAACGCCGCTGGTACCTCGTCGCCCGCGACCCCGCCACCGGCGAGTGGGACGTATACCGGGCCGACCGCCTCACCCCGCGCATGCGCACCCACCGCCGCTTCACCCCCACCCCCATCGAGGACGGCGACTACACCGCCT
It includes:
- a CDS encoding helix-turn-helix transcriptional regulator translates to MADTPARLLTLLSLLQSRPVWSGTELAERLGVTTRTVRTDIERLRALDYPVHATRGALGGYRLGAGGKLPPLLLDDEEAVAVAIGLRAGRGIAGIEAASSRALAKLEQVLPPRLRPAVEAVSSAIEHAPENTATDAPDPEVDPDTLRAVATAIHSTEQLRFDYDDAARLVEPYRLLSWQRRWYLVARDPATGEWDVYRADRLTPRMRTHRRFTPTPIEDGDYTAFAMRRIASSGWNVHARLRVNAPAETVLSRINPAVGAVESLDPTTSVLVTGADTLETVAVFIGLLGMDFTVESPAELRPLLRVLADRYARA
- a CDS encoding epoxide hydrolase family protein; the protein is MTNTSIRPFRVEIPQADLDDLADRLARTRLPQPAPGDDWATGTPNHYLRQAVVAWRVFDWRAAEERINSHPHFITDIEGQPIHFIHVESPRADAVPLLLLHTYPGSSVDYLDMIDQLVHPAAGEQAFHLVIPDAPGFGFSTPVTEAGWTSARTAPAYDALMRRLGYDSYGAHGSDQGAIIARELGLLAPAGFLGLHVLQLFSFPSGDPAEFERLEPQDYASLEHMQWFQKVGGYNTMNASRPQTIAAGLSDSPVGLLAYSELFHSFGNGTSLVPLETVLLEVSVAWFTNAAAGMARSYYENANAPESTAVNNSPTGVAVFRDDFQTIRVFAERDNTAITHWSRFNQGGHFAALEVPELVAADIRAFFATRR